The following coding sequences are from one Melanotaenia boesemani isolate fMelBoe1 chromosome 19, fMelBoe1.pri, whole genome shotgun sequence window:
- the LOC121629781 gene encoding cyclin-dependent kinase 9-like has product MQREKTSNAGGAEKPDREAAIMSKYYDGVEFPFCDEVSKYERMAKIGQGTFGEVFKAKHRQTGKKVALKKVLMENEKEGFPITALREIKILQLLKHENVVNLIEICRTKATQFNRYKGSIYLVFDFCEHDLAGLLSNANVKFTLAEIKKVMQMLLNGLYYIHRNKILHRDMKAANVLITRDGVLKLADFGLARAFSLAKNSQGNRYTNRVVTLWYRPPELLLGERDYGPPIDLWGAGCIMAEMWTRSPIMQGNTEQHQLTLISQLCGSITTEVWPGVDKKYELYQKMELPKGQKRKVKDRLKAYVKDPYALDLIDKLLVLDPAQRTDSDDALNHDFFWSDPMPSDLKNMLSTHNTSMFEYLAPPRRRGHMPQQPPNQTRNPATTSQTEFDRVF; this is encoded by the exons ATGCAACGGGAGAAAACAAGCAACGCCGGTGGGGCTGAAAA GCCCGACCGAGAGGCCGCCATAATGTCGAAATACTACGACGGAGTTGAATTTCCTTTCTGTGACGAAGTTTCGAAATATGAAAGAATGGCTAAAATAGGACAGGGAACCTTCGG GGAGGTATTCAAAGCAAAGCACCGACAGACGGGGAAGAAGGTCGCACTGAAGAAAGTCCTGATGGAAAATGAGAAAGAAGGG TTCCCCATCACGGCTCTGAGAGAGATCAAGATCCTTCAGCTGCTCAAACACGAGAATGTGGTCAACCTGATTGAGATCTGCAGAACCAAAG CTACTCAGTTTAATAGATACAAAGGCAGCATCTACCTGGTGTTTGACTTCTGTGAACACGACCTGGCCGGGCTGCTGAGCAATGCCAACGTGAAGTTCACGCTGGCAGAGATCAAGAAGGTCATGCAGATGCTGCTTAATGGACTGTACTACATCCACAGGAACAAG ATCCTTCACAGAGACATGAAGGCAGCCAACGTGCTCATCACGAGAGACGGCGTCCTGAAGCTGGCGGACTTTGGCTTGGCTCGAGCTTTCAGCTTGGCTAAGAACAGCCAGGGGAACCGTTACACCAACCGGGTGGTCACGCTGTGGTACAGACCTCCAGAGCTGCTGCTCG GTGAGCGAGACTACGGTCCCCCCATAGACCTGTGGGGAGCAGGCTGCATCATGGCGGAGATGTGGACCAGAAGTCCCATCATGCAGGGGAACACGGAGCAGCACCAGCTAACGCTGATCAGCCAGCTCTGTGGCTCCATCACCACTGAG gTTTGGCCGGGTGTGGATAAAAAATACGAACTGTACCAGAAGATGGAGCTGCCTAAAGGCCAGAAGAGAAAAGTGAAGGACCGTCTCAAGGCCTATGTCAAAGACCCGTATGCTCTGGATCTCATAGACAAGCTTCTGGTTCTGGACCCAGCACAGCGCACAGACAGCGATGACGCTCTCAACCATGACTTCTTTTGGTCAGACCCCATGCCATCGGACCTGAAAAATATGCTCTCCACCCACAACACCTCCATGTTTGAATATCTAGCTCCTCCCAGACGGAGAGGCCACATGCCCCAGCAGCCGCCCAATCAGACCCGAAACCCAGCCACCACCAGTCAGACCGAGTTTGACCGAGTCTTTTAG